One Malus domestica chromosome 11, GDT2T_hap1 genomic region harbors:
- the LOC103447653 gene encoding putative disease resistance RPP13-like protein 1, whose product MALAVVGGAALSGFFQQVFVKLDSQEVRNFIRGKKLTDRLLKKLRIKLMSVGAVYDDAEQKQLRNPHVRLWLHELKEAVLDAEDLLDEIKTEALRRKIEAEFGSSTSKVQDLISASFHAFDESVDTKIEEILERLSFIVEQRDALDLKRGSRHKISQTLLSTSLVEGSDVYGRDHDKETIIQLLLSNDVTCSKIGIIPIVGMGGIGKTTLAQLLYNDDRVKQHFELQAWVCVSDEFDVVKITQTIYASVTSRTCDDLNQLQVKLKDALAGKKFLFVLDDVWNENYNIWESLRRPFESGAHGSKIIVTARNGGVASTMGTLQTHYLKHLLEEDCWSLFANHAFKDASVIVDPNLEVIGRQIVSKCKGLPLAAKSLSGLLRSESNVEEWENVLKSDIWELSDAKIDILPALWLSYQYLSPELKRCFAYCSTFPKDYLFDKSKLILLWMAEDLIQPQKKTRLEDVGKKYFDDLISRSFFQYSSSNDCFIMHDLMHDLATYVSGEFCIRLEDHNFSLDVVSKGRHFSYMQYSSNVDYERFDTIYEAKYLRTFILGNHFPSPKVRLDLLLVLHCLRVLKLRGHDITELPDSISNLKHLRYLDLWFTPIQKLPDTVCSLYNLQTLLLSNCIYLAELPTDLRRLINLRHLDFRGTKLKMMPPHMGKLKDLQTFEGEFVLSKDAGGNIDELKGFQHLSGNLHVSGLQNIKRAEDALEAKLRDKKLSDIRLKWEGDTIDSENDSRVLGNLHPNTNLKVLVIEGYGGTKFPGWLGDESFSNLVTIRLETCGYCFSLPALGQLPSLKRLEIYGLNGVESVGSEFYGGIKPAFKSLEFLSFCSMREWQEWCFPGGEEEEGGHFPNLCELSLENCPKLTGKIPLYYFPRLERVRLEEVNIESLACSQECNKFNIELPSLRELKISDCPNLVCFVGGGVLLAPNLEEITICHFKNLWSVPEDMQISLPSLPSLSIQGCKEFKSFPEESKFPSLVVLKIQGCPEFVGFPHGGGLQAPNLKEMEIKECNKFRSLPEEMQISLPSLESLCIRDCPELESFSEGGLPSKLRFLSIWSCKELMANRMRWGLQTLTSLKYLDVSFRGCEDEEIGESFPEEGLLPTTLTSLGIYNHPNLKTIDGKALRHLISLEKLEIYYCPQLQSLPDEGLPTSLSRLDIFPV is encoded by the coding sequence ATGGCGTTGGCGGTGGTAGGTGGGGCCGCTCTCTCGGGTTTCTTCCAGCAAGTATTTGTGAAGTTGGATTCTCAGGAGGTCAGGAACTTCATCAGAGGAAAGAAACTGACTGATAGGTTGCTCAAGAAGTTGAGGATCAAGTTGATGTCTGTTGGTGCTGTTTATGATGATGCCGAGCAAAAGCAATTACGTAACCCACATGTGAGGCTGTGGCTGCACGAGCTTAAAGAGGCAGTCCTTGATGCTGAGGACCTACTGGACGAGATCAAGACAGAAGCGTTGAGGCGAAAAATTGAAGCTGAATTTGGAAGTAGCACAAGCAAGGTACAAGACCTCATCTCTGCTTCTTTCCATGCTTTTGATGAGTCTGTAGACACCAAGATAGAGGAAATTCTTGAGAGGCTAAGCTTCATTGTAGAACAAAGAGATGCCCTTGATTTGAAAAGAGGTAGTAGACACAAAATCTCACAAACATTGCTTTCAACTTCTTTAGTAGAAGGCTCTGATGTGTATGGAAGAGATCATGACAAGGAAACCATCATTCAATTGTTGCTATCAAATGATGTCACTTGTAGTAAGATTGGCATTATTCCCATTGTGGGCATGGGTGGGATCGGAAAGACCACCCTTGCTCAGCTCTTATACAATGATGATAGAGTGAAGCAGCATTTTGAGCTCCAGGCATGGGTTTGTGTTTCTGATGAATTTGACGTTGTTAAGATCACACAAACAATTTATGCATCAGTCACTTCACGAACCTGTGATGACCTAAACCAGCTTCAGGTCAAACTCAAAGATGCTTTGGCGGGGAAGaagtttctttttgttcttgatGACGTTTGGAATGAGAATTACAATATTTGGGAATCCTTAAGGCGCCCCTTCGAGTCTGGAGCTCATGGAAGTAAGATCATTGTCACCGCAAGGAATGGTGGTGTTGCATCTACGATGGGTACTCTTCAAACCCACTATTTAAAGCACTTACTTGAGGAAGACTGTTGGTCTTTATTTGCAAACCATGCCTTCAAAGATGCAAGTGTTATTGTAGATCCAAATCTGGAGGTAATTGGAAGACAAATTGTGAGCAAGTGTAAAGGCCTTCCTTTAGCTGCAAAATCGCTCAGTGGTCTCTTACGCTCTGAATCAAATGTGGAGGAATGGGAAAATGTGCTCAAAAGTGACATATGGGAGTTGTCAGATGCAAAGATTGACATTTTGCCGGCTCTATGGCTAAGCTACCAGTACTTGTCTCCGGAGCTAAAGCGTTGTTTTGCTTATTGTTCGACATTTCCCAAAGATTATTTATTTGACAAGTCTAAATTAATTTTGTTGTGGATGGCCGAAGATCTTATACAACCCCAAAAGAAGACTAGGTTGGAAGATGTTGGAAAGAAATACTTTGATGATCTAATCTCACGGTCATTTTTTCAATACTCGTCTTCAAATGATTGTTTCATCATGCATGATCTGATGCATGATTTGGCGACTTACGTATCTGGAGAATTTTGCATTAGATTGGAAGACCACAACTTCTCATTGGACGTTGTGAGCAAGGGTCGTCATTTTTCTTATATGCAATATTCATCTAATGTTGATTATGAGAGATttgacactatttatgaagcTAAGTATCTGCGCACCTTCATTCTTGGCAATCACTTTCCATCGCCGAAAGTACGACTTGATCTCCTTTTAGTGCTACATTGTTTAAGAGTTCTCAAACTACGTGGGCATGATATCACGGAGTTGCCTGATTCGATTAGCAACTTGAAGCATCTACGGTACCTTGACTTGTGGTTCACTCCAATCCAGAAATTACCTGACACCGTATGCAGTTTGTATAATTTACAAACGttgttgttgtcaaattgtataTATCTAGCTGAGTTGCCCACCGATTTGAGAAGACTTATCAACTTGCGCCATCTTGATTTCAGaggtacaaaattaaaaatgatgcCCCCCCACATGGGCAAGTTGAAAGATCTCCAAACATTTGAAGGTGAGTTTGTCTTGAGCAAAGATGCCGGGGGAAACATTGATGAGTTAAAGGGGTTTCAGCATTTGAGTGGAAATCTTCATGTGTCAGGGCTTCAAAATATCAAACGTGCTGAGGATGCTTTGGAGGCCAAACTGAGGGACAAGAAGCTTAGTGACATACGTTTGAAATGGGAAGGTGACACTATCGATTCTGAAAACGATAGCCGAGTGCTGGGCAACCTGCACCCCAATACAAACCTAAAAGTACTGGTTATAGAAGGATACGGAGGTACAAAGTTTCCAGGTTGGTTAGGAGATGAGTCTTTCTCTAACCTCGTCACTATCCGACTTGAGACTTGTGGATATTGTTTCTCCTTGCCAGCATTGGGGCAGTTACCCTCCCTCAAAAGGCTTGAAATTTATGGGTTAAATGGAGTGGAATCAGTGGGGTCTGAGTTTTATGGGGGAATTAAACCTGCATTTAAATCTCTAGAGTTTCTGAGTTTCTGCAGTATGCGGGAATGGCAAGAGTGGTGTTTCCCTGgaggtgaagaagaagaaggcggacaTTTTCCTAATCTTTGCGAGCTTAGTCTGGAGAACTGTCCCAAACTAACGGGGAAAATACCGTTATACTACTTCCCAAGACTTGAGCGGGTACGTTTGGAGGAAGTTAATATCGAATCCCTTGCTTGTTCGCAAGAATGCAATAAATTCAATATTGAACTCCCATCCCTCCGTGAGTTGAAAATATCAGATTGCCCGAATCTGGTATGTTTTGTGGGTGGTGGAGTGCTGCTTGCGCCCAACTTGGAGGAGATAACTATTTGCCATTTTAAGAACTTGTGGTCAGTGCCCGAAGATATGCAAATCTCGCTCCCATCTCTTCCGTCTCTGTCCATACAAGGGTGTAAAGAATTTAAATCATTTCCGGAAGAATCTAAATTCCCATCCCTCGTTGTTTTGAAGATACAGGGATGCCCAGAATTTGTGGGTTTCCCCCATGGAGGAGGACTGCAAGCGCCCAACTTGAAGgagatggaaatcaaagaaTGTAACAAATTCAGGTCACTGCCAGAGGAGATGCAAATCTCTCTCCCATCTCTCGAGTCTCTGTGTATAAGGGATTGTCCAGAATTGGAATCATTTTCGGAAGGGGGATTGCCGTCTAAATTGCGTTTTCTCAGTATCTGGAGTTGTAAAGAACTGATGGCAAACCGTATGCGGTGGGGTCTACAAACACTCACCTCTCTCAAATACTTGGATGTCAGCTTCAGAggatgtgaagatgaagaaattggCGAATCATTTCCAGAAGAGGGGCTGCTGCCAACCACTCTCACTTCTCTCGGAATCTACAATCATCCGAATCTGAAAACCATTGACGGCAAGGCGTTAAGACACCTCATCTCTCTCGAGAAGTTGGAGATTTATTATTGTCCTCAACTCCAGAGCTTGCCAGATGAAGGGCTACCCACTTCTCTTTCTCGTCTAGATATCTTCCCAGTGTGA